The following is a genomic window from Verrucosispora sp. WMMD573.
CGGGCAGACAGGTCTTGGCGAACGTGCCCAGGTGTACGACCCGGTCGCCACCGGTCATGGCCTTCAGCGACGGAGGCACACCGGCGGTCGGGGCGGTGAACGCGTAGGCGCTGTCCTCAAGGACCAGAAGATCCTCTTGCCGGGCCACCGCGAGCAGCGTCTCCCGGACGTCGGTGCGGCAGCACACCCCGGACGGGTTGGCGAAGTCGGGCGCGACGTACACCGCGCGAATCCGGCGCCCCTGGCTTCGCGCCACCGCACACGCCCGCTCGAGCGCCTGGGTGTCGATGCCCGCCTCGGTCTCCGGCACGGCCACGAGCGGGATGTCCAGCAGCCGCGCCGCCCCGACAATTCCGACATAGCACGGGTTCGTCACGGCCAGCACGTCCTGCCGCGAGCGGCACAGCGCCCGCAGCACCAGCAGCATCGCCTCCTGAGCGCCGACGGTGACCACGACCGCCTCGGGGGACACCGCAACGCCGAGGTCGCGGGTGAGGGCTCCAGCGATGAGTTCGTTGATGATGCCCTGGCTCGGGCCGTACTCGTGGAGCAGACGCCGGATCCGCTGATCGCTCAAGCCCCGCTCACGGGCCAGGTACGTCTGGTAGACGCCGAGGTAGTGGTTGACCGCGGTGTCGTCGAGGTGGCCGAGGTCGGGCGCTCCCGGCGCGAACGAGATCGCCGTCGGATGGCGCGACATGATCTCGTTGAGCACCTGGACCGACCGCAGGGCCGGATCCGCCAGCGATGAGTGCAGCAGCAGCGGCTCGTCGCGCTTCGACTCGGTCAGAGCTTCGACGCCGGAGAGTTCCATGCGGCACCCACCTTGCGCAGGACGTCAGCGCTGTAGAGCCGTCGGGCCTGCACGACGGCGAATTCGGCAAGGTACTCACGGAACATGGTCAGCGGCTCCTCGGCCAGGCTGAGCATCGCGCGGTTCGCGGCGACCGCCGGGCTGGCCAGGTCCCGCACCGCGTCCTCGATCGCGGAGTCCATGTCCTGCGGGGCAACGACCTGGTCGCAGATGAGTCTGGCCTCCGGATCCTTCGCGTGCAGGCGCTCACCGCCGAGAATCATCCGGCGCGCCAGCCGAGCGCCGACCGCACGGGGCAGACGCATGTTGGCGATTCCCGGGACAATGCCTTCCTTGGCTGCCGGCAGGCTGAACCAGGAGTCGTCCGCGGCGATCACCCTGTCCATCACCAGAAGCAGTTGCAGGCCGCCGCCGATGGCAAAGGAATCGACTGCGGCGATCCACGGCTTCGTGACCGACGTCCTGGTCTGGTCACGGTCATGCGCCAGGCCCCGGATCATCTTGTGGACACAACCGAGCTCCCGCCGGAGCAGAAAGTCGACAAACGAGATGCGCCCGTCGCGAAGGTGCCGCAGGTTGAGTCCGGCGCTGAACACCCGCCGGCCGTCATAGCCGCCACGACGCACCGGGCCACCGCGGAGCACGCCGACCCGTACCTGCGGGTCGAGGAGGGCCAGGTCGACCGCGGTCTCCATCGCCTCGACCAGTTCGTCGTCCTCGGCGTTGAGAAACTGATCATTGTTAAAGGTCAGGTGGGCGGCCTCGCCGCGCCGCTCCAGCAGCACCCGACCCAGGTCGAGTCGTCCGGTGGCCTGGAACGAGGGCAGCAGGGACGCGGCGGCCGTGCCGGGGCGGCGCATCGCCCAGATCAGGTGCTCACCGATTTCGGGCACCCGCAGCAGGCCACGGAAGAAGATCCCCTGATCGATCTCCAGTCCATCCTTGTCGGCCTGACGACGCGCTCGCTCCTCGGCGAGTTGCCTAGCGGTCGGCACCAGGCCCGGAAATGCCTCCGCCGCGGCCAGCACGAGCGGCGACAGCGTGAGAGGACGCGAGCGGTCATGGGTGAGGGCATCGTAGATCGCCGCGGCGTGGGCGTCGACGAACGCGTCGCGGGCCTCCCGGGCGCTCTCCAGCAGGGAGTCGGCGGCCGCCTGCTCCTCCGCCGTACGACAGGCCCTGGTCGGCAGGCGGCCGAGCGCGCGTTCGCTGTGGGCGACGGTGGCAGCCAGGGTCGCCGCCTCGCCGGCGAGCCGCCCGCTCATCTCTTGCTCTCGTCGACCCGCGACGTGACCAACCGGCGCAACTCGCGATCGCAGGCCGCGAGGTGAGTACCGAGCGCGTCGTCGAACTCGGTCGCAATGGCCTCCAACAGCAGTTGCCGGCGCATCGCGAGATCGAACCCGGCCGTCGGTCCCATCAGCATGGCGGCTGAGCGCCAGGTCGTGTCGAGCTGTTCGGGCGGTGCGACCTCGTCGACAAGCCCGAGCCGCAGCGCCTCGTCCGCGTTCAGCTCGTGCCCCCACAGCACCAGCTGCCGTGCCTTCGAGAGCCCGAGTCGCTGCACGAGCCGGTGCAGCGCCATCCCCGGCCAACAGTGCCCGGCGTTGATGGGCAGGAAGATCCGGCAGTCGGTGGAGACGATGCGATAGTCGGTGGCGAGTAACAGATCGAGCGTGGGACCGCCGCATACTCCGTCCGCCACCGTGATGCACACGGCAGTAGAACGTTCCAGCCGACGCACGGCCCGCTCCCACGAATTGACCTCTTTGATGGTGACCGCGCCCGGCCAGGACTGTTCCCCCTGCCGGAACGCGGCCATCCGCAACAGAATCACCTGCTGACCCGCGTGATCCTCCGCTCGTTGGCTGGCAGCGTTGACTACCGCGGTCACCGCGGCCAGCCCACGCGTGGCGTCGACCACGAGTTCCAGGGCGGTTTCGTCGCCAAGCCGGAAGACCTCACCCGATACGTCCACAGCTCCCCGATCATCACTGGCAGACACGTCGAACATTATCATCATCGATGCCACTCATCGGTGCCTGTGCATGTCTAACACCTTCCTGTCAATCCAGGACGGACGGACTGCTCTACCAGCGCAGCAAGGCGGTCTCAATGGTGGACCCCGGACCCATAGTCATGAGTACGCCGTAGTCACCCGGGCGTGCCACGCCCTCGCTCCGCAGGCGCTGATAGGAGAAGAGGAATGAGCCGCTGGACAGGTTGCCATAGTCGCGCAGCACGCTACTGGTGTGCCGAAGCTCGTGCCGAGTCAGCCCGAGATTGACCCGTACCGAGTCGATGACTTTCTTGCCCCCGGAGTGCACCACCCAGTGCGCGATATCGGACTGCCGCAACCCGGTGCCCGCCAACAGCCGCCCGACAACCTCCTCGGCGTGCGCACCGACCACGTAGGGGATGTGCGGATCCAGGAAAAAGCTGAACCTGCCGTGTTCCATGTCCCAGTCGAACCGCATCGCCGCGCTCGCCTCGGGGATCACCTGACTGGCGAAGGTCACCAGCTCCGGCCCATCCGTCGGCTTACCGGCGACCACGGCAGCGGCAGCAGCCCCGTCCCCGAAGAGGCTGTTCACGACAGCGGTGCGCATGGTGCCGTCGAACACGTACGCGGCCGAGCACACCTCGATGCAGACCACGAGCGCCAACTCGCCGGGATGACCACAGGCCCAGTTCGCCACGGCGTCGAGCGCGTTGAGGCCGGCGTTG
Proteins encoded in this region:
- the dpgA gene encoding 3,5-dihydroxyphenylacetyl-CoA synthase DpgA, whose product is MTGMVGGTDSRRRTARIVGVGTAVPPDSYSQADLLAEFAIKDEKIRLLFENSAIERRHLMLPPTGADGARETESQGQLLEKHRAGGLRIASAAIDSCLAEAGASIDDVRYLCCVSSTGLLTPGFSALVIKEMSLSRKCSRLDVVGMGCNAGLNALDAVANWACGHPGELALVVCIEVCSAAYVFDGTMRTAVVNSLFGDGAAAAAVVAGKPTDGPELVTFASQVIPEASAAMRFDWDMEHGRFSFFLDPHIPYVVGAHAEEVVGRLLAGTGLRQSDIAHWVVHSGGKKVIDSVRVNLGLTRHELRHTSSVLRDYGNLSSGSFLFSYQRLRSEGVARPGDYGVLMTMGPGSTIETALLRW
- a CDS encoding PLP-dependent aminotransferase family protein, which codes for MELSGVEALTESKRDEPLLLHSSLADPALRSVQVLNEIMSRHPTAISFAPGAPDLGHLDDTAVNHYLGVYQTYLARERGLSDQRIRRLLHEYGPSQGIINELIAGALTRDLGVAVSPEAVVVTVGAQEAMLLVLRALCRSRQDVLAVTNPCYVGIVGAARLLDIPLVAVPETEAGIDTQALERACAVARSQGRRIRAVYVAPDFANPSGVCCRTDVRETLLAVARQEDLLVLEDSAYAFTAPTAGVPPSLKAMTGGDRVVHLGTFAKTCLPGARVGYVVADQRFYDDRGGGTLSEALALLKGMVTVNTSPICQGIIGGMLLAHGGSMAALGQARAGVYQRNLDHLLAALGRHLPPGSGVTWNRPQGGFFVRLRTPVVADYGLLELAASRFGVLWMPMSAFHLDGSGRNDIRLSCSYLTPPQIDEGVRRLADFVTEVTG
- the dpgC gene encoding (3,5-dihydroxyphenyl)acetyl-CoA 1,2-dioxygenase DpgC — translated: MSGRLAGEAATLAATVAHSERALGRLPTRACRTAEEQAAADSLLESAREARDAFVDAHAAAIYDALTHDRSRPLTLSPLVLAAAEAFPGLVPTARQLAEERARRQADKDGLEIDQGIFFRGLLRVPEIGEHLIWAMRRPGTAAASLLPSFQATGRLDLGRVLLERRGEAAHLTFNNDQFLNAEDDELVEAMETAVDLALLDPQVRVGVLRGGPVRRGGYDGRRVFSAGLNLRHLRDGRISFVDFLLRRELGCVHKMIRGLAHDRDQTRTSVTKPWIAAVDSFAIGGGLQLLLVMDRVIAADDSWFSLPAAKEGIVPGIANMRLPRAVGARLARRMILGGERLHAKDPEARLICDQVVAPQDMDSAIEDAVRDLASPAVAANRAMLSLAEEPLTMFREYLAEFAVVQARRLYSADVLRKVGAAWNSPASKL
- the dpgB gene encoding enoyl-CoA-hydratase DpgB; the protein is MMIMFDVSASDDRGAVDVSGEVFRLGDETALELVVDATRGLAAVTAVVNAASQRAEDHAGQQVILLRMAAFRQGEQSWPGAVTIKEVNSWERAVRRLERSTAVCITVADGVCGGPTLDLLLATDYRIVSTDCRIFLPINAGHCWPGMALHRLVQRLGLSKARQLVLWGHELNADEALRLGLVDEVAPPEQLDTTWRSAAMLMGPTAGFDLAMRRQLLLEAIATEFDDALGTHLAACDRELRRLVTSRVDESKR